Proteins encoded by one window of Arcobacter sp. LA11:
- a CDS encoding ATP-binding protein, which translates to MFFNRDTIFGKIFKVLFLAIISFSTIFAVYFISNQKDQILRSLKLEAHSIAKMLTYASSDAIVLDDGAFLVEFNYEFMKENDSLKALIISKLDKTSYIIRKDGWAFENKIDKIFLNGEKKEVTSRIILSPISNENIFHYVFPIEFSGTHWGWLHLNMSLDNYNKKISNMYLEFFTFFIILLLLSMIVSYIVAKNFSNPIIRLNKVANRISRGHLELRSDYKSSDEIGQLSDSFNKMISKIEESQAELRTSHEDLEQRVKERTLELYEANRKLQDNSVELEELNINLDKKVKDEVEKRTKQEGLLIQQSRLAAMGEMLGNIAHQWRQPLSVVTTAATGIKVEKEFGLSNEKAEVEKLDTIIKTSNFLSNTIEDFSNFFKPNKNKVDFSIEERVEQSLELVSASLNFNHICVKREYSEIDKVYGFPNEYSQAILNILTNAKDVIVENRIKEPLIKIKTYKKNKKGYLEIEDNAGGIKSKVLEKIFDPYFTTKHQSQGTGIGLYMSKMIIEQNMNGKLEAKNGKNGAIFIISIPII; encoded by the coding sequence ATGTTTTTTAATAGGGATACGATTTTTGGGAAAATATTTAAAGTTTTATTTCTTGCGATAATCTCATTCTCAACAATATTTGCAGTCTATTTTATCTCTAATCAAAAAGATCAGATTTTAAGATCTCTTAAATTAGAAGCCCATAGTATTGCAAAAATGCTTACATATGCTTCTTCTGATGCTATTGTTTTAGATGATGGTGCTTTTTTAGTGGAATTTAATTATGAGTTTATGAAAGAAAATGATAGTTTAAAAGCTTTAATTATTTCTAAGCTTGATAAAACCAGTTACATAATAAGAAAAGATGGTTGGGCTTTTGAAAATAAGATAGATAAAATATTTTTAAATGGAGAAAAAAAAGAGGTTACGTCACGAATAATTTTATCTCCAATTAGTAATGAAAATATTTTTCATTATGTTTTCCCTATTGAGTTTTCTGGAACACATTGGGGTTGGCTACATTTAAATATGTCTTTAGATAATTATAATAAAAAGATTTCTAATATGTATCTAGAGTTTTTTACATTTTTTATAATTTTATTATTGTTATCTATGATTGTATCTTATATTGTTGCGAAGAATTTTTCAAATCCTATTATAAGATTGAATAAAGTTGCAAATAGGATATCAAGAGGACATTTAGAATTAAGAAGTGATTACAAAAGTAGTGATGAAATAGGTCAACTTTCGGACTCTTTTAATAAAATGATTTCTAAAATTGAAGAATCTCAAGCTGAGTTAAGAACTTCCCATGAAGACCTTGAACAAAGAGTTAAAGAGAGAACTTTAGAATTATATGAAGCAAATAGAAAATTACAAGATAATAGTGTTGAGTTAGAAGAATTGAATATAAATCTTGATAAAAAGGTTAAAGACGAAGTAGAGAAAAGAACTAAACAAGAAGGGCTTTTAATTCAACAATCAAGACTTGCAGCCATGGGTGAAATGCTTGGAAATATTGCACATCAATGGAGACAACCACTTTCTGTAGTAACAACAGCTGCCACAGGTATAAAAGTAGAAAAAGAGTTTGGCTTATCAAATGAAAAAGCTGAGGTTGAAAAATTAGATACTATTATTAAAACATCTAACTTTTTATCAAATACTATAGAAGATTTTAGTAACTTTTTTAAACCAAATAAAAATAAAGTTGATTTTAGTATAGAAGAGAGAGTTGAACAATCTTTAGAATTAGTAAGTGCAAGTTTAAATTTCAATCATATATGTGTAAAAAGAGAATATAGTGAAATTGATAAAGTTTATGGTTTTCCAAATGAATATTCACAAGCAATTTTAAATATTTTAACAAATGCAAAAGATGTAATTGTTGAAAATAGAATTAAAGAACCTCTAATAAAAATAAAAACATATAAAAAGAACAAAAAAGGCTATTTAGAGATTGAAGATAATGCAGGTGGAATAAAAAGTAAAGTTTTAGAAAAAATATTTGATCCTTATTTTACAACAAAACATCAAAGTCAAGGTACAGGGATTGGTTTATATATGTCAAAGATGATTATTGAACAAAATATGAATGGAAAACTAGAAGCTAAAAACGGAAAAAATGGAGCGATATTTATTATATCTATTCCTATTATTTAA
- a CDS encoding PhnD/SsuA/transferrin family substrate-binding protein: MNYKLFFIVFLFTVSVFADDKKVNIGVLYEKIFTTKKEAQIGAKIWLKYMEKKPYFEGVNVILYEDEKLIIDDYINNKIGGMISNLTLYFKNKNDLDKASRRRWIPSTTKEIYEQYYLIKHKDSSVTLDNLEQKSVFYKNDIGKVWLESVILKKYKKPLEKVFKKVLEIKKPQQLIFNVFFNKNELSVIPKKLYDSMLELNPQIRQKIKIISKSEPIFFSGIGFTHNKLDEKYFLMLDEMTNDINSSENGLELISLIDLVRVKVVNNKDFEDLTIFYEEYFRLKELYGKKEQK, encoded by the coding sequence ATGAATTATAAATTATTTTTTATTGTATTTTTATTTACTGTTAGTGTTTTTGCTGATGACAAAAAAGTAAATATTGGTGTTTTATATGAAAAAATATTTACTACAAAAAAAGAAGCTCAAATAGGGGCAAAAATTTGGCTTAAATATATGGAAAAAAAGCCTTACTTTGAAGGTGTAAATGTAATACTCTATGAAGATGAAAAACTTATTATTGATGATTATATTAATAATAAAATAGGAGGAATGATATCAAATCTTACTCTTTATTTTAAAAATAAAAATGATTTAGATAAAGCAAGTAGAAGAAGATGGATTCCTTCAACTACAAAAGAGATATATGAACAGTATTATTTAATAAAACATAAAGATTCATCTGTAACTTTAGATAATCTAGAACAAAAAAGTGTTTTTTATAAAAATGATATAGGTAAAGTATGGCTAGAGTCTGTAATCTTAAAAAAATATAAGAAACCCTTAGAAAAAGTTTTTAAAAAAGTTCTTGAGATAAAAAAGCCTCAACAGTTAATTTTTAATGTGTTTTTTAATAAAAATGAGTTGTCTGTAATTCCTAAAAAACTTTATGATTCTATGCTTGAGTTAAATCCTCAAATAAGACAAAAAATCAAAATAATATCAAAATCAGAACCTATATTTTTTTCTGGAATAGGTTTTACACATAATAAACTAGATGAAAAATATTTTTTAATGTTAGATGAAATGACAAATGATATTAATAGTTCAGAAAACGGTTTAGAACTGATTTCTCTTATTGATTTAGTTAGGGTTAAAGTTGTCAATAATAAGGATTTTGAAGATTTAACAATTTTTTATGAAGAGTATTTTAGATTAAAAGAACTATATGGTAAAAAGGAACAAAAATGA